Genomic segment of Geovibrio ferrireducens:
TAAGCCCAAGTCTTTCCACGCTTGATTTTGTAATTGTTGCGGCTATTTCATCGCCGCCTTTGATCTCAAGAATAACCTCGGCATTTACCTGACCGAGATAAATCTCTTTAACCTTGCCGAAATACTGGTTTCTTACACTTGTTTTCACGCTTAGCCTCCGAAGTGCTGCCATAAGCTCATCCAGATCGTGGATGCTCTCCTGTATCTCAGACATAATAGTGCCAAGCTTGCCGTTTACGAGGTCATATGAGGTGACCAATTTCACTGCGTAGGGGCTGAGCTCAGCGCCGCCTCCGCCTGTACCGCCTGTTTTTTTAATAACAAGCGGGCTCTCGCTCACTTCATTCATAACCTGTATGGCATCCCAGGCAGCTTTATAGCTGAGTCCGACGTGTTTTGCCGCCTGCGAGATTGATCCCGTTTCGGCGACAGCTTTAAGAAGGTTTATTCTGCCTGCGCTGATAAAAAAATTATCTGCCGCGTTAAAACCGAGTTCACCTTTTATTTTCATCTCAAGCTCTCGTTATATACATTGGTACATAGCGTTATATACCCTAAATACCTGTGTGTCAATACTCCGTTCAGCAGATATTTTTTATAAGTGCTTAAAAATATTAACCGGATACCCCGCAGGCTGCGGAATATCCGGAATCGCTGTTTTTTCACACTTTTTTCAAAAAAATATCCTGCCGCTGAGCGGCGGCCTTTATATCATAGCCAGAAGTTTTTTCACCGTTTTTTCTATCCCTTCGGCGACTTCCGGTATGCTCTGCCCCAGCATGTACGCCGGGGAGGTCACTATTTTATTATCTTCATCCGCCACAAAGTCCTTCACAGGGCAGTTCACATGGGCTGTTCCCAGCGCTTCCACGGCCTGAGCCGTGCCTGCATCGTTTCCTATGGTCACGGATGTTTTTATTCCTGTTCCCGCAAGGGCTTTGGCAATTACCACCGGGGCAATGCACACCGCACCCAGAGGCTTTTTAGCCAGAACAGTTTCGCGGACTATGCGGAGCACATCGCTGTTAATGCCGCAGTCAGAACCTTTCAGAGCAAAATCAGTCAGGTTTTTTGCCGCTCCGAACCCGCCGGGGAAAATAAGCGCGTCAAAATCGCTTACTTTAACATCGGCAAGGTTTTTTATGTTGCCTCTGGCTATGCGCGCGGACTCGGTGAGAACATTTCTTTTTTCTCCCGAAGCCACCTCACCCCTGAGGTGGTCAACAACATGAAGCTGCTCAATATCAGGAGCCATGCAGATTGTCTCCGCTCCGTTTTTCTGGAGAAAATAGAGTGTGAGAACGGCCTCATGTATCTCGGCTCCGTCAAAAACTCCGCAGCCGCTTAAAACAACTCCGACTTTCGGCATATACCCTCCTTAATCTGATAATTCAAAATTTGCCCTCCATGGAAATTTTGAATACACGCTCGCGCCTTGCAAAGCAAGGCTTCGCTGCGCACGGCGCGGTTCCATCCATGGAACCGTATAGACAAATCTTAACCGTCTTAAGCCTGCTTTTCAAGTGAACGGGCGATTGATTCGGTTATTTCAAGGCTTCTGCGTGTGCAGTCGTTCAGGGCTATGCCGTGCAGGACGTTTCCGCCCACGTAAACGCCGCCGATCCGTCCGCAGATGGACTCAACAGCCTTCACTTTTTCGGCGTGGCCGGGGTAATACTGCGGGATGGCTTTGTCCCAGCGGAAATGTTTATGATGAACGGGTTTTGCTGTTATTCCCAGTGTGTCCTTAACCTGATCGTAGGCTATGTCCACAAGCTCCTCATCAGTCTTGGCCATGAGCGATCTGCCCAGGTCAGTATCTCCGCCCATGATTACCCTGACGAGTTTTTTATCCTTCGGTCTTCTGGAGGGGAATATGGAGGAGGTGAAGAGTGCTCCGAGGATTTTCTTATTCTCCAGTTTGGGAATGAGATAGCCGAAGCCGTCCAGTTCGTCCTTAACATCAGCCTCGTTAAAGCCGAGGCCAGCCACAAATGCCGGAGAATAAGGTATGCCCGCCATTATTTCAGCCAGTTCCT
This window contains:
- the elbB gene encoding isoprenoid biosynthesis glyoxalase ElbB, translated to MPKVGVVLSGCGVFDGAEIHEAVLTLYFLQKNGAETICMAPDIEQLHVVDHLRGEVASGEKRNVLTESARIARGNIKNLADVKVSDFDALIFPGGFGAAKNLTDFALKGSDCGINSDVLRIVRETVLAKKPLGAVCIAPVVIAKALAGTGIKTSVTIGNDAGTAQAVEALGTAHVNCPVKDFVADEDNKIVTSPAYMLGQSIPEVAEGIEKTVKKLLAMI
- a CDS encoding TOBE domain-containing protein — protein: MKIKGELGFNAADNFFISAGRINLLKAVAETGSISQAAKHVGLSYKAAWDAIQVMNEVSESPLVIKKTGGTGGGGAELSPYAVKLVTSYDLVNGKLGTIMSEIQESIHDLDELMAALRRLSVKTSVRNQYFGKVKEIYLGQVNAEVILEIKGGDEIAATITKSSVERLGLKVGGEAFAMIKASSVIIADPAVKDKLSVRNFLTGTVGELDAGEVNAFVTIKLEGGSELTGVITKESLASLGIKKGSKISGAFKASSVIIGVND